TATTCTTGTTAGGCTACCAACCAGATTGATCCTAGGATTATTTCGAGCTTTGAGGCTGACAAAGACTTCAAATCAATGAATTGAAATTGATACTTTAAACCAGGAGATTACGATGAATCAGGCATATCGTGACGCGGTCACCAAGATGGAAGAAATGAAGGTCCAGGAGGAATATATTCTTGGCTGGCAGGGTGGTTTTCTGGGGCATCCGCAACGTGAAGAGCAGCGTCTCACAGACGCTTACGAAGCGGGCTACGAAGACGGCAGTGCCAAAACTACCGACAATTTTGCCAACTGGGTCGAATCCTAAGTCTCAAAAACAACGAGCCCGGACAGCGATCGTTTCAGCGCCGATTCAATTTCAGGGGCCTCCCTGCCAATTATATAGTCAGGGATCCAGCGCTTATCGCGCTCACCCATGGTCGCTTTGACGCGGTCCCCAAGGCAACAGCGCATCGCGAAACTGCCGCCCTCCAACTCGTCGAATCCATAACCCGCGTAGTCTGACGAGCGCCGATTCATCTTGTCGATAAAATCAGCCTGGTATTCGCCCTCGCCCTGCACGTCGATGCGACTATCTTCAAGCATGCGTGCTAAATCCTTGACCAGGCAATTTATAAACTCGATGCGCTGATCCTGGCTAGCCTTTGGATAGATCCAGCGATCACAGAAATGCACCAGGTAACAGACCATTTCCTCCATGATATCGATGCGCTGATATTGCGTCGTGGTTTCGAAATTCTCGTTTTCCAGGTTCAGCACGACGTTAGCAGCGAGCTTAAAAATCGTCGCGCCAATCGCGTTCGCCATTTGTGCAGCCGACCTCGGCCTCTCGCCCTGGTTCCAGCTTTTCTTGACTCGTACCATGTTAATTGGGTTTCCGGTACTAACCTCAATGGGCTGCCAGCCACTCGATCACATGGCGTAATAGTGCGTCTTCATGCCCCTGAAAAAAATGATTGGCACCATCCACACGCACCTGCAAATACTGACGACCCGATTGTTTTTTTCCTGCCATGGCTCGCTGGTCAACAGAATTAAGCACCGGTTCAAGATCTTCGCTGCCGTACAAATCCAATACTGGAACCCGGACCTTTGCAAGTGCCTCGAGGATATCGAAGAAAGCGTTTTCGGCATCCATACCGATAATAACCAGTGAGACGACCTCATCGGGATCGTTTCGCGACAGGTAATAATTTGCCATCGACGCACCCATGCTGTGGGCGACGATAGTGACTTTTTTATAGCCGTTGTCATCCAGGTAATCGAGAGCCGCTTCGAAACGTCCGGGCACCTCGGGAAACAGCAGTCCATATTCTCCTTCATCCGCATCGTTGGCCAGAATCGGCATTTGCACCGATAGCGTCGTAATCTCCTGTTCGAGCAAACCCGCCCGCAGGGGATAAATCACATCGGGCCAGTTAGGATGCACGCCGATACCATGCACCAGGATTACCGCGCGATCCAAGTTCTTATCACCCTCGGTTACAATGCCCAGGAACTCATGCCCGCTGTCGTCGAGCAACCAAATTTCATCCCCGTCCAGCAAACCGTCGATCACCTGTTCTGCCCAGCGGCTTTCCTTGGCAATATCGGAATTGGTTGCACCCACAGGTGTAAACCAGGTTGCCAGCAATAGCAGCAACAACAGGTACATGGATTTCATAACTCTCGCCTGGATCATCTTACCTCCATACTAAGATACTGATTAATATGCAATTATCACGCATTACCGCGTGCATGATACCGTTAATCGATGGTTTAAACCCTATCCAATATGGGTATCCCGGCCACCCATTGACTGGGCTAACGGGGAAGATCACTAAGCCCCGGTTTCGGTTAAAATTGGCTGTGTTCATTCAGCGAGCATGATCATGGTAAAGACAATTTTCGAAGTAAAACCGGGCAGCTTTATATTCGAAAAGGCCGAGGCTCTGCCATCAGACGTGTGTACCGAAATGATCAGTCGATTCGAAAAGTACAGCGCCGAACAATATCCGGGGCGCATAGGCCAGAACGTTGATCATGATGACTCAATCAAGCGCTCCACCGACCTGGTGTTAAGCGGTAAACCTCACTGGCAGGACCTCGATCGTGAACTGTTCAGATCACTCAATCATGCGCTCGCGGAATTCAAAAAGTCCTATGCCTTTTTCGAGGGGCCATTCAAGGACATGGGCTACGCGATTCAGCGCACCTACCCAGGCGAGTTCTACCATTGGCACATCGACGGCGGCAGCCATGAATTTACAATGCGACAACTGGTTGCGATCTGGTATCTGAATACCCTCGATCAACAGGGCGGGGAGACCGAGTTTCGATACCAGGATGTCAAAATCAGCCCGGAGGCCGGCAAGCTGGTGTTATTCCCGCCATTCTGGACCCATCTGCACCGCGGTAACAGGCTCGATTCGGGCAGCAAGTATATAGCGACCACCTGGGTCGTATTCGCCTGAGTCGATAAGGATTTTTTCAGGTTCATTGATGACGAAATACTCAAAGGCACTGGGCTTGAACATTGACCAGGTTAACAAGTCTGAAGATAGCACCTGCTCCATGCTGGCGGAACCGGTAGAGGCGTAATGTTGCTTGCGCTCGCGGCAATCATCGAGTACCCCGTATTACCCGGGTGGCAACTATCGACCACGGCCTGGTTATTCATAATATTCACCTGAACCTCGATGGCGGCGATGACGATCAGGGCCGTGACCGGTGAACGTGGTTTAAGTTGCGAGGGTCCAATCGCCAACAAGCACGTCTACATTTTCTATGCGATGGCCACGGTTGCCATCTTTCCGGCCATCGCACTACTGATCTATGGCCTGTTAAAGGCCTTGTAATCGGGATGCCGGAGTAATCCATCGAAGCCCGGGTCGGCGGTTAAAGAAACACGGGCCAGGTCAACTCGCCTAGTGATCAAGAATTTCGTTGCCCTGTATTTCACCATCGGTATTGATACGAATTCTCCGGGTACCGGGCCTACGACTAAGAATATAGGCACACATCATCAATGCGAATTCCTGATCCTTCTTTTGCATTGCCGTTAACAGCTTGTCGGCCACTATTTGGCAACGTTGCTCCAGATCCGGATCGGGCACCCACCAGCGGCTCATTTGCCAACCGCAGTTCATGTCGCGATCCATTTTGTCGAATAACTCGACTGCCTCGAGGGCAAGCGTTTCTGGCACATCGAGGTCATAACTCTTATCATCGATCTCAACAGTGATATTCATACGGCTTTCTCAATAACGATGTTAGTAATAATTCCAGACCTGTTAAATTCTGCCCAACTAAATGCGGTTTGTTCCGTGCTGCGTCAGGGTGATTTCGTCGATGGCAAGCTAAGCGCCGGTAAAGACGCGCAGGCCATAAAAAACAACCAGGAGCTTGCGCCGGACGAGGACCGTTTTAATGCACTGAATAACGTCATCATGACCGAGCTGGTGCAAAACCCGATCTATCTGCAGACCGCCATGCCGGCACGAATAGCTGCCCCAATCTATGCACGCTATGAACCCGGCATGGCCTACGGCGGCCACATCGACGATCCGATCATGGGGCCACCAGGTTCAAGATATCGTTCCGATATATCGATCACCATTTTCCTGAACGGGCCCGACGAATACGAAGGCGGCGAGCTCTGTATTGAGTCGCCCAACGGCAACAGGAAAATCAAGCTTGCGGCCGGACATGCCATACTCTACCCATCTACCAGTTACCACTCGGTAAGCCAGGTAACCGCGGGAGAACGCCTGGTGGCGATAACCTGGGTACAAAGCCATATTCGACGCGCCGATCAGCGTGAAATACTGATACAACTCGATCAGGCCCGTGAATCACTCTCTGAAAACTCCAGCAGTCACACCCATCACCAGGTTAATCTTTGCTATGCCAACCTGTTTCGCATGTGGGCGGAATCCTAGACGTCATCAACGATGCGAGCCTTTCTCTGCATGCGCCATGTCGACCAGTTTTGTCGCCAGCTCGTCATAGGTACGCTTTTGTTTCGCCAGCTCCGAATCACCTTCGGGGTCGTAGTAATCCTCGGCTGAAAACTTGCCGGCCTGTTCGATTTCGATAAACTGGCGCTGCAATTCCAGCATCTGCTTAATGACTTCCTGTTTTTCACTCATTAGGTTTTCCTCGCTTAATCTATTATCCGGTGTGGCTGCTGCCTAGTAGCCGCCTTTCCTGCGACTTTCGGGCAGGCCGGCAATTCTACCACCCTGTTTACTTGGATCCCCCGGGAATAAATCATAAAGCGTCTTGGCATTGATTGATTTATCGCCCCAGGCACTGGCCATCGCTTTAACCAGATTCCGGGTGTTGGGCTGGTTACCCGCGTTATTGATATATTCGTCACGCAAATGATTGATCAGGTCCCAGTGCCGCTCAGCGAGTTCCAGTTTCTCCTGCTCGGCAAGAACCCTGGCGACAGATTCAGACCAGTCCTCGACATTTTCCAGAAATCCCGTCGCCGTGGTCGGAATCTCGTTACCATCTACATTAATGCTCATACTTTCAACCTCAAAATACTCTCCTGGTTTGCAAATTATTCCTGAACGTTGTTTACCGGGTCTATTCCCTTGTGTGGCACAAACAGGCCACAGCCTAGTATCTGGTCCTCGCCCAGCCCCCTCTGCTGCAGCATTACGGATTCTTCGGGTTCAAGGTCGGCAACCAGCAGCGCCCTGGTAAAAATTGTTTCATCGGCCGTGCGTATTTCGCCCGTCTTGCCGCAAATCATTTTGGATACCCTGATATTCATCGCGTTTAGCAGCTCAGCGACCTGGGCCAGGAAGTCAGCTTCCGATTGGTCGCGGTCACAGCATACTGCGCGCGCATAAAGCGTGCTGATCGTCGATAGCTTGCGAATTGCACTTTCACCAACCGCCAGCTGCTGAGAACCGATGTGCAGCGTTTTATCAGTGATCCTGGCAACCTCGTCGCTGTCGTCTCGATGCACCCGTATTGCGAGGCGAGCGCGACGTGACAATGGCAGCTCGGCACCAATTTGATCGGGTCGATTCCAGCCGTTCCCGGAACCTGCCATACGCACGCCGTGTACCCCTATCTTGTTGTAAGTATCACTTTTTAAATGCAACTGCAGCGCTTCCGACAGCGCAAAGGCATGGTCTATATCGAGACTGGTGCCTCGCAGTTTGAATACCAGGTCATACACATCGTCGGGTACCTGGAACTCGTTTTCGGATTCGTTATCATCGCGCCAGAACATCATAGTAATCCTGTATGCCTATGCTTTCAGGCCGGAGCCCTTGTCGATATCTATCGCGTCGTAGTAGCGTGCCCGATAAACCAGTCGTGGCGGCTGGTCAGCCCCATCATGAAAAGACTGGCGCCCGTGCAGGATATTATTGCAAACGATTCCCTGCTGCGCCTCGAGCCTGATTTCTGTCATCGCGTTACTATCCATCAGAATTTCACGCACCAGGTTTAGCGCGCTTACGCTCAGCCGGTCGGTCTTCCAGACGATATTGTGTGGACGGGAGGTATAGCGCATATTCAGTACACAGGTACCGGGCTGCAGCGAAAACACCGGCCCGGTTTCTTCCGTACGAATAATCCGGTTACCCTGAACATTTGCCGGTACGCACATCACATCATCGCACATCAGCGCCTTGAGCAGATCAGGCGCCCGATCCCTGATCAGGAGGTACATCATCTCGTGATCAAACAGGAAGTTACCGCCACCGCGCGCGGATTGATTTACACAATACAGTGCGAAGGCGTTGATTCGACGACCATCAGGATTGTAGTAACCATCCGTATGCCAATTCATTCCGCGGTTGGAATAGGGGATATATTGTGAACGATGATCGGATTCACTAACCACCTGAAGCGACGTGACTTTATCCTCGTCCGCACCCAGGTTGATATCCAGATCCTGCAGTCCAAATTGCCGATTAAGTGTCAGGAACCCTGATTTTCCCAGCTCACCTGCCGACTCAAAAATGACGAAATTAAAGGCCGTTACCTGTCGCCTAATTTGGTCCAGCATCGACTGCGGCAAAATTGAAGCATGATCCAGCGGATAGACCATAGTGGCATCCATTTCCTGTCGATAGCGTAACTTGCGCTCGCGCCAGGCCTGATACGCTCCTTCGTTTTCGAGCAGAAAAGGCGAATTGTCGTCGCAGTTGTTGAGTGCGGCAGTTATTTGGTCTAATGTTGCGTTCAATTCGGGTCCAGGCGGTTACATATAAATGGCTGAAACAGGCCTGATTCTATTACACGCGGGACCCGATTGGAGCATCCCATCGGTAGGGGTTAAATTACTAGTTGGGCTGAACTTGTAAGTCCCTGATTTATATTAATATTGTTGGACATTCCCATGGCATGGGAATAGTGCGAATCAGGCATGGAAAATTTACCTATCTCGTTGGGGATAAGTTTCGAAATTACTGCACCCCAAGCGGGGGATAGCTCGATGCGGTTAATTCTACCAAACTAGTGCATACACCAGTATTCCACCGGGTAACTTAAGGGCATATTTCGGCATTGTTTCAGAATTTCCTGGGAACCAATGTCGGGAATCGTTAAAACTGATAAACGGGAACATCACTATTATGGCAAAAAAAGTACATGTCACCCCAATGCTCGACGAGCTCGAGAATGGCCCCTGGCCCAGTTTCGTTTCCGGAATCAAGCGCCTGCGAGATGAACACGATGACAAGCGTATCAGTGGTGTTGCCAACTCCCTGCTCGGGCAGCTGGAACATTCTTACGAAACCCGCAAAGGTTACTGGAAAGGCGGCACGGTCAGTGTTTATGGCTACGGTAGCGGCATCATTCCGCGTTTTTCCGAGGTCGCCCATGCTTTCGAGGAATCGAAGGAATTTCACACGCTGCGGGTTCAGCCCCCCGCCGGTAACTACTACACCACGGACATGCTACGCCAGCTTGGCGATAGCTGGGAAAAATACGGCTCGGGCCTGGTAACCTTCCATGGTCAAACCGGCAACATCATGTTTATCGGCGCCTCGACCGAAAACACCCAGCATTTCTTCAACGAAATCAACGAGTACGGTTTTGACCTGGGTGGCGCGGGTCCCTGTGTTCGCACCGGCATGTCCTGCGTCGGCGCCGCTCGCTGTGAGCAGTCCTGTGCTGACGAAATGCGCATTCACCGCACCCTGTTAAATAATTTCACCGATGACGTGCATCGTCCGGCGCTGCCCTATAAGTTCAAGTTCAAGGTTTCCGGTTGCGGCAATGACTGCATGAACTCGATCGAGCGTTCCGACTTTGCGATTATCGGTACCTGGCGCGATGATATGAAGGTCGACCAGGAAGCATTCAAGGACTATGTTGCCAAGAAGGGGCGACAGCACACGATCGATAATATCATTACACGCTGCCCTACCAACGCCCTGTCGCTTAACGATGACGATACGCTCGAGGTTGATAACCGCAACTGCGTACGCTGCATGCACTGTCTCAACGTGGTGCCGAAAGCGCTGTCTCCCGGAGACGATAAAGGTGTCACGATTTTAATGGGCGGCAAGCGCACCCTCAAAATTGGCGACCTGATGGGCACCGTGATCGTGCCTTTCATGAAACTCGAAGATGAAGAAGACTTCGAAGCCTTGACTGAACTCGCCGAAGAGGTCATCGACTTCTGGGCCGAAAACGGTCTCGAGCACGAACGCTGTGGCGAAATGGTAGAGCGCATCGGTCTGGTTAATTTCCTCGAAGGCATCGGCGTCGAAGTCGATCCGAACATGATCTCGGAAACCCGCACCAGTTCCTACGTGCGCATGGACGACTGGGATATCGAAGCCAAGAAATGGTTCGACCGCAAGGCCGAACAAAAACAAGCGTCGTAAACAAGAATTTACAGAGGTTTTCACTATGTTTTTTGAGACTAACGCATGAGCTCGCTAATGGAAGGACAACGGACCCCGATTGAATCCGGATGCCCCGATGGATTTCAGTACATGCATCCCACCATGCGAAAAAATTATGGTAACTGGGCGTACCATGAAGACCCCCGTCCCGGCGTGCTCAAACACACGGCACACGGAGGTGATGCGATCTACACCGTGCGCGCCGGCACCCAGCGCATTCTCGACGTCTTTACGCTGCGCAAGCTGTGTGAAATCGGCGACAAGTTTGCCGAGGGATACGTGCGTTTTACAATTCGCAGTAACATCGAGTACATGGTTACCGACGGCAGCAAGGTCGAGCCATTGATTGCGGCACTCGAAAAAGAAGGTTTCGTGGTGGGTGGCACCAAGAACTCGGTTGCGATGATTTCACATACCCAGGGATGGCTGCATTGCGATATTCCCGGCACTGACGCCTCCGGTGTGGTCAAGTCGATGATGGACGAACTGATCGAGGAATTTAAAAACTGGAACATGCCAAACCGTGTTCATATCACGACCTCCTGTTGCCAGATCAATTGTGGTGGCCAGGGCGATATCGCGATCAACATCCAGCATACCAAGCCGCCCAAAATCAATCATGACCTGGTTGCCAACATCTGTGAACGCCCGTCGGTCGTGGCTCGCTGCCCGGTGGCGGCAATCCGCCCCGCGCTCGTTAATGGCAAGCCGTCACTCGAAGTGGACGAAAAGAAATGTATTTGCTGCGGCGCCTGCTACCCGCCCTGCACACCGATGCAAATCAACGATCCCGAGCACACCAAGCTCGCGATCTGGGTGGGTGGCAATCACTCCAACGCCCGCAGCAAGCCAACCTTCCAGAAGCTGGTTGCTGCAGGGATACCGAACAATCCGCCACGCTGGCCCGAGGCGACTGCTATCGTCAAGAAGATTCTGCAGACCTACAAGGACAATGCACGCGACTGGGAACGCCTCAACGACTGGATCGAACGCATTGGCTGGCCGCAATTTTTTGAATTAACCGAACTTCCGTTCACCAAGTTCCATGTCGATAACTGGCGCGGTGCGCGACATTCGCTTAACGCATCAACCCATATCCGATTCTAAAGAGGTCGTTGCGTGAAATTTGCAATCATGGTCAACGAAGGCCCGTACACACACCAGGCTTCTGATTCAGCTTACCACTTCACCGAGGCGGCGCTGCGAGCGGGACATGAAATCGTGCGTGTTTTCTTTTATCACGACGGTGTCTATAACGGCACCCGGTTGAGTGTACCGCCGCAGGATGATCGCAATGTCAGCGAACGCTGGAGCGCACTGGGACAACAACACGATCTCGAGTTAATCCTGTGCGTCGCGGCGGCCCAACGGCGCGGTTTGCTGGATGAAGATGAAGCCAAACGTGCGGGCAAGGACACCAGCAACATGGCGCCGGGTTTTCAGATCTCTGGACTGGGTCAATTGATCGATGCCGGCATCCAGGCAGATCGCACGATTGTGTTTGGCGATTAGTCATGGCAACGAAGAAATTTCTATACGTTAACCGCAAGGCCCCGCACGGCTCAATCTATGCGCATGAATCACTTGAAGTGGTTTTGATCGGAGCGGCATTCGAGCAGGACGTCAGCCTAGCTTTCATCGACGACGGGGTTTACCAGCTCATGCAAAACCAGGACACCGGCGAAATCGGCAGCAAGAATTTTGCCCCGACCTTCCGGGCTCTTGGCGATTACGATGTCAGCCAAATTTACGTCGAGCGTGAATCATTGGAACTGCGTGGCCTCAGCATTGAAGACTTGCTGCCGTTGACCTATGAAGATGAAGACGACGACTGGGCAGAGAAGGATTCAATCCATGTCGTCAGCAGCGACGAGCTGGCCGGGATTATCGAACAACAGGATGTCATCCTGAGTTTTTAGTGGGAACGAAATGTCTGTATTGCACATCGTGAATAAATCACCCTTTGATCGCAACGCGCTCGATACTTGCCTGCGCCTCGCGAAGGCGGATAGCGCGATTTTATTGATCGAAGATAGCATTTACGCGGTACGAAAAAATTCGGCATCAACGGAAAAGATGCAGCAGGCACTCGCCAGTCACCAGATCTACGCATTGAAGCCTGATCTTCACGCGCGGGGAATAAGCCCCGAAAATATTATCGACGGAATTTCACTGGTCGACTACGACGGCTTCGTAAAACTGACAACCGAATACGACAAGCTGCAGTCATGGCTGTGACTGTGGAATTACATTAAACATGGCAGAGGTAGAAAATGACTATTGAACTAGGCGGCAATTCCTACGAGACAGATGAAGAAGGATATCTCGTCAACCTGAGTGATTGGAGTGATGAACTCGCAAACGAAATGGCAAAAGCCGACGGCGCCGTGCTCGACGATAATCACTGGGAAGTGATCAATTTCCTACGTGACTATTACGAGGAATACCAGATTGCACCGGCGGTTCGTGTCTTGACCAAGGCGGTGGGTAAAAAACTCGGCAAAGACAAGGGTACCAGCAAGTACCTGTATGAACTGTTTCCTTACGGGCCGGCCAAGCAGGCCTGTAAGTACGCGGGTCTGCCCAAACCTACCGGCTGCGTCTAAGCTGCGCAGGGCTTATCGTTGGCAAAGGGAGCCACTCCCTTTGCCTTTGATTTAGCAAGCCGGGAGATGACGTGTCCATGTCATTGCTGACGATTGCATTTACGCTGTTATTTTATTTCGCAAGCGCGACGATCCTGATCGGACTAGCCTATCACATCAGGCTTTACGCCGTCACACCAGCCCCACTACGGATTCCAACTACGCCGGCACCGACAACCGCTGCGGGCGTCTTCAGGCGCATGTTCTTTGAGGTAACACTTTTTAATAGCCTGTTCAAATCGAACAAGTGGATCTGGTTGTTCGGCTGGGTATTTCACGCGGCCCTGTTATTCGTGCTGTTGCGTCACCTGCGTTACTTTACCGATCCGGTCTGGTCCTGGGTTGCGTTGATTCAACCCATTGGCAGCTACGCCGCCTTTGCCATGGTTGCCGGCCTCGCGGGCCTCTGGGCACGCCGCTTCCTGGTCGATCGGGTACGCTATATCTCGACACTGTCCGACCATTTAATGCTCGCCCTGCTGGTCGCGATCGGAATCACCGGTCTCGGCATGAAATACGTGGCGCATACCGACATAGTTGCGGTAAAGGCATTCTTCCTTGGCCTGATGTACTTCGACTGGCAGCCGATGCCGAGCGATTTTCTGCTTAACCTGCACCTGTTGCTGGTCGCGCTGCTGATGATTATCTTCCCGTTCAGCAAGTTGCTGCATGCACCGGGAGTATTCTTCAGCCCGACCCGTAATCAAATCGATAACCCGCGTGAAAAACGGCATTTGCCGACACACGAATCGGCCGCCGTCAAACGGGTAGGTCAGGCCGGGTAGTTATCGTGGCAGAATTCGAAACCCCGTCCCTTAAGCCCTACCCCGAGATCCCGCCGATTGAAATCGGCGCCATGGCGCACAGTAAACCCTACGTTGCCAAGGAAGATCTGCAACAGAAAATTGGTTTCCCCGGCGAGCTTGTCGACAACTGGGAACAGGTTGCAATCGATAAAATGGGTGAGTTGGTCAATAACTCAAGGGCGTTGCGCGTGTTTCTCGACAGCTGTGTCAAATGCGGTGCCTGTACCGATAAATGTCACTACTACCTCGGAACCTCGGACCCCAATAACATGCCGGTCGCACGCCAGGACCTGTTTCGCTCAGTTTATCGACGCTATTACACACTGGCCGGTAAATACCTCCCGGGCCTGGTGGGAGCGCGTGATATGGACCAGGGCGTCATCGACGAATGGTATAGTTATTTTCACCAGTGCTCGCAATGTCGGCGCTGCTCGGTTTACTGCCCCTACGGCATTGATACCGCCGAAATTTCGATGGCCGCACGCGAGATCATGGACACCATTGGTGTCGGCCAGAAATACTGCAATGAAATTATCGGCAAAGCACAAACCATCGGTAATAACCTCGGCCTGCCCGAGCCTGCGCTGGCCGATACGCTCGAAGGCCTGGAAGAAGACATCGAGGAAGAAACTGGCGTCACGGTGCGCATGCCGCTTGACGAAAAAGGCGCCGATATTCTGCTGGTGACGCCGTCGGCTGATTTTTTTGCCGAACCCCACGTCGATGGCCTGATTGGCTATGCCAAGGTATTCCACCAGGCCGGATTGAGCTGGACGCTGTCCAGTTACGCCAGCGAGGCGGCCAATTTCGGCATGTTCATCGGCTCTTACGAAAACATGCAGGTACTGGCGCTGCGCATCCGTGAAGCCGCGCTGGAACTCGGTGTCAAGCGCATCATATTTGGTGAATGTGGTCACGCCTGGCGCGTTGCCTACAATTTTCTGAACACGCTCGCGGGCCCGTTCGATTTTCTCGACCCGAATTATCCGATGCCCCAGCATATCTGCGAAGTCACCTACGATTTACTGCAGCGCAAAGCGCTCAGGATGGATCCCTCGGCGAACGACGACATGGTGCTGACCTTTCACGATTCCTGCAATATTGCGCGCGGCTCGCGCATGGGCAATTTCGAAGGTGGACAGTTTGTCATTCCGCGCGAGGTTATCAAGGCCAGCTGCAACCATTTCGTTGACATGCCAGCGGATACCGTCAAGGAGGCCACCTTCTGCTGCGGCGGTGGCGGCGGCCTGTTGACCGACGACTTGGTCGAACTGCGCGTCAAGGGCGCCCTCCCCCGCATGGAGGCGTTGCAGCAGGTCGTGGAACACCATGGTGTCACCCACCTGGCGGCGATTTGCGCGATCTGCAAGAGCCAGTTCAGCAAGATCCTACCCTACTATGGGTTCGAGATGGACCAGGTGGTCAGCATTCACCAGTTAGTCAGTAACGCCATCCAGCTGGGTGGCGAACATTAGATTCAGATAGTTACCAGGAGAATTAAAATGGCAGCGTCAGAAGATGAAGTGAACAAAAAGCTCACCTTCAGGATATACGAGGACGGCGTGCATCGCTGGCGCTCGCTAGGCGAGAATATCTTTAACGAGGACACTTCCTACAAGTGCCCGACCTACGTACACCGGACACCACCCTGCCAGGGCAGCTGCCCCTCCGGAGAAGATGTCCGCGGCTGGCTCAATATCGTACGCGGGATCGAACTTCCGCCTGAAGGCGTCAGCATGTCCGAATACGCGTTTCGCCGCTCGACCGATGCCAATCCGTTTCCTTCCATGATGGGACGCGTTTGCCCGGCACCCTGCGAACAGGGCTGCAATCGAAACAACGTCGATGACTTCGTTGGTATCAATGCGGTCGAGCAGTATATTGGCGACACGGCCAAGAGCGAGGGTTACAATTTTGGCGAAATGCCCAGAGTCGGTAAACACCGGGTTGCCATTATCGGTGGCGGACCAGCCGGTCTGGCGGCGGCCTACCAGCTGCGGCGTAAGGGCATTGCCAGCACCATTATCGACGACCACGACGAGCTCGGCGGCATGTTTCGCTACGGCATACCCGGCTACCGAACCCCGCGCGAATTTCTTGATCATGAAATCAATCGCATCATGGAAATGGGTGATATCGACACCCGCATGGGCACGCGCGTGGGTCGCGATGTCACGATCGAGGAAATCGAAAAGGAATTTGACGCAGTGCTTTGGGCGATTGGCTGCCAGTCGGGCCGGGGGCTGCCACTGAAACATGGTGATGCCCCCAACTGTATCTCCGGCGTGGCGTTCCTCGAGGCCTTCAACAAGGGCGCACTGCAGGTTACCGCTGATCGCGTGGTTTGCGTTGGCGGTGGCGATACCTCGATCGACGTGGTATCGGTGGCGCGCCGCCTGGGAAAAATCGATTCACTGCCAAAAGAGCAGTTGACCGAGTTCGTTGTGGGCGGATTTACCGCCCATGACTCGGCGTACGCAGCCTCCCGTCAGGGCGCCGACGTTACGCTGACCTCGCTGTTCGAAAAAGCTGAA
This window of the Gammaproteobacteria bacterium genome carries:
- the dsrB gene encoding dissimilatory-type sulfite reductase subunit beta, producing the protein MEGQRTPIESGCPDGFQYMHPTMRKNYGNWAYHEDPRPGVLKHTAHGGDAIYTVRAGTQRILDVFTLRKLCEIGDKFAEGYVRFTIRSNIEYMVTDGSKVEPLIAALEKEGFVVGGTKNSVAMISHTQGWLHCDIPGTDASGVVKSMMDELIEEFKNWNMPNRVHITTSCCQINCGGQGDIAINIQHTKPPKINHDLVANICERPSVVARCPVAAIRPALVNGKPSLEVDEKKCICCGACYPPCTPMQINDPEHTKLAIWVGGNHSNARSKPTFQKLVAAGIPNNPPRWPEATAIVKKILQTYKDNARDWERLNDWIERIGWPQFFELTELPFTKFHVDNWRGARHSLNASTHIRF
- a CDS encoding respiratory nitrate reductase subunit gamma, encoding MSLLTIAFTLLFYFASATILIGLAYHIRLYAVTPAPLRIPTTPAPTTAAGVFRRMFFEVTLFNSLFKSNKWIWLFGWVFHAALLFVLLRHLRYFTDPVWSWVALIQPIGSYAAFAMVAGLAGLWARRFLVDRVRYISTLSDHLMLALLVAIGITGLGMKYVAHTDIVAVKAFFLGLMYFDWQPMPSDFLLNLHLLLVALLMIIFPFSKLLHAPGVFFSPTRNQIDNPREKRHLPTHESAAVKRVGQAG
- the tusB gene encoding sulfurtransferase complex subunit TusB, whose translation is MSVLHIVNKSPFDRNALDTCLRLAKADSAILLIEDSIYAVRKNSASTEKMQQALASHQIYALKPDLHARGISPENIIDGISLVDYDGFVKLTTEYDKLQSWL
- a CDS encoding TusE/DsrC/DsvC family sulfur relay protein, with the translated sequence MTIELGGNSYETDEEGYLVNLSDWSDELANEMAKADGAVLDDNHWEVINFLRDYYEEYQIAPAVRVLTKAVGKKLGKDKGTSKYLYELFPYGPAKQACKYAGLPKPTGCV
- the tusC gene encoding sulfurtransferase complex subunit TusC, translating into MATKKFLYVNRKAPHGSIYAHESLEVVLIGAAFEQDVSLAFIDDGVYQLMQNQDTGEIGSKNFAPTFRALGDYDVSQIYVERESLELRGLSIEDLLPLTYEDEDDDWAEKDSIHVVSSDELAGIIEQQDVILSF
- a CDS encoding (Fe-S)-binding protein, yielding MAEFETPSLKPYPEIPPIEIGAMAHSKPYVAKEDLQQKIGFPGELVDNWEQVAIDKMGELVNNSRALRVFLDSCVKCGACTDKCHYYLGTSDPNNMPVARQDLFRSVYRRYYTLAGKYLPGLVGARDMDQGVIDEWYSYFHQCSQCRRCSVYCPYGIDTAEISMAAREIMDTIGVGQKYCNEIIGKAQTIGNNLGLPEPALADTLEGLEEDIEEETGVTVRMPLDEKGADILLVTPSADFFAEPHVDGLIGYAKVFHQAGLSWTLSSYASEAANFGMFIGSYENMQVLALRIREAALELGVKRIIFGECGHAWRVAYNFLNTLAGPFDFLDPNYPMPQHICEVTYDLLQRKALRMDPSANDDMVLTFHDSCNIARGSRMGNFEGGQFVIPREVIKASCNHFVDMPADTVKEATFCCGGGGGLLTDDLVELRVKGALPRMEALQQVVEHHGVTHLAAICAICKSQFSKILPYYGFEMDQVVSIHQLVSNAIQLGGEH
- the tusD gene encoding sulfurtransferase complex subunit TusD: MKFAIMVNEGPYTHQASDSAYHFTEAALRAGHEIVRVFFYHDGVYNGTRLSVPPQDDRNVSERWSALGQQHDLELILCVAAAQRRGLLDEDEAKRAGKDTSNMAPGFQISGLGQLIDAGIQADRTIVFGD